Proteins from one Camelina sativa cultivar DH55 chromosome 8, Cs, whole genome shotgun sequence genomic window:
- the LOC109125922 gene encoding uncharacterized protein LOC109125922: MSSSSEVIGTADASSLLNINMSNVTKLTATNYLMWKRQVHALCKGYDLAGYLDGSVAAPDATVTTADGSTANLAYKHWMRQDQLILSSLLGAISLSVQPLLSTAATSAEIWRTLADTYAKPSRTHVKQIREQLKHWKKASRSIEEYFQGFTTRFDQLALLDNPIAQEDQIDYILGGLPDEYKQVVDQIEGRDTTPSLTVVLEKLINQELKLQTLLTVSSPVPVSANVASHRSNNNRNSHQSRGGSSWQSRQQSQGRDRGSNGHGYQGRCQLCGTHGHSARWCTQLHSSGRGFASSGGNYQASPMSPWQPQANMPYNGGEDVTIADGSSLKIANTGSGEGSQHGDPVTPGQD; encoded by the exons ATGTCTTCCTCCTCCGAAGTCATTGGTACCGCAGATGCGTCCTCTCTCCTTAACATTAATATGTCGAACGTCACCAAGCTCACAGCCACCAACTATTTGATGTGGAAGCGTCAAGTTCACGCCTTGTGCAAGGGTTATGATCTCGCCGGTTACCTCGACGGCTCTGTGGCTGCTCCTGACGCTACGGTAACCACTGCTGATGGCTCCACTGCAAATCTGGCCTACAAACACTGGATGCGACAAGATCAGCTCATCCTCTCCAGCCTTCTTGGTGCAATTTCGCTCTCTGTCCAACCTCTTCTCTCTACCGCTGCAACATCGGCTGAGATATGGCGCACTCTCGCCGATACCTATGCTAAGCCTAGTCGTACTCATGTCAAACAGATTCGTGAACAACTGAAGCATTGGAAGAAAGCCTCCAGATCGATTGAGGAATATTTTCAAGGCTTTACCACACGTTTTGACCAGTTGGCCCTGCTTGACAATCCTATCGCCCAAGAAGATCAGATTGACTACATCCTTGGTGGTCTTCCTGACGAGTACAAACAAGTGGTCGACCAGATTGAAGGTCGCGATACTACACCATCGTTGACTGTTGTTCTAGAGAAgttgatcaatcaagaattgaAACTTCAAACGTTGCTCACTGTTTCCTCTCCGGTTCCAGTCTCTGCCAATGTTGCTTCTCACCGAAGTAACAACAACCGTAACTCACATCAGTCTCGTGGAGGTTCGTCATGGCAATCACGTCAACAGTCTCAGGGGCGTGACCGTGGCTCCAATGGTCATGGCTATCAGGGGCGTTGTCAACTCTGTGGCACTCATGGTCACAGTGCTCGTTGGTGTACGCAACTTCACTCCTCCGGTCGTGGGTTTGCGTCCTCTGGTGGAAACTATCAAGCGTCACCCATGTCTCCATGGCAGCCTCAGGCGAATATG CCGTATAATGGTGGAGAAGACGTCACCATAGCTGATGGTTCGAGTCTCAAGATTGCAAATACTGGTTCTG gtgaaggatctcagcaCGGGGATCCGGTTACTCCAGGGCAGGACTAA
- the LOC104707055 gene encoding probable ran guanine nucleotide release factor isoform X2 translates to MSGELCSMRPLFGGAISTVFPQRFEDVSDIRQVPDHQEVFVDPSRDESLIFELLDFKTEVGDIGSASWFLNDLAREQDAEGFQLIEQSEVIETTGLSYRNIPAVATTAIGEMAISKGRQGREAQNLVRVYVANLRLKGVDTDVLVTTYEPILINPLSESADAVGSGLAVPASQSGKMPMCDVIKQSLSTFKVNDWNLFGSSA, encoded by the exons ATGTCTGGTGAGTTGTGTTCGATGAGACCTTTGTTTGGTGGCGCTATCTCCACTGTCTTCCCTCAAAGATTTGAG GATGTGAGTGATATCCGACAAGTTCCAGATCATCag GAAGTGTTTGTGGATCCTTCAAGAGATGAGAGTTTGATATTTGAGTTGTTGGATTTCAAGACTGAGGTTGGTGACATTGGTAGTGCTTCTTGGTTCCTTAATGATCTTGCGCGTGAGCAAGATGCTGAAGGATTTCAG TTGATTGAACAATCAGAGGTCATTGAGACGACTGGACTGTCGTACAGAAACATCCCTGCTGTTGCAACAACTGCTATTGGAGAGATG GCTATATCCAAAGGAAGACAGGGAAGAGAAGCACAAAACCTAGTGAGG GTATATGTGGCAAATCTGCGTCTTAAGGGAGTTGATACAGATGTCTTAGTGACTACGTATGAACCTATACTGATAAA CCCTCTGAGCGAGAGCGCGGATGCTGTGGGATCTGGTTTAGCTGTCCCAGCTTCACAATCTGGAAAAATGCCAATGTGTGATGTCATTAAACAATCACTCTCTACCTTCAAAGTCAATGACTGGAATCTTTTCGGTTCCTCAGCTTGA
- the LOC104707055 gene encoding probable ran guanine nucleotide release factor isoform X1: MSPLPLSISSQPCKNMSGELCSMRPLFGGAISTVFPQRFEDVSDIRQVPDHQEVFVDPSRDESLIFELLDFKTEVGDIGSASWFLNDLAREQDAEGFQLIEQSEVIETTGLSYRNIPAVATTAIGEMAISKGRQGREAQNLVRVYVANLRLKGVDTDVLVTTYEPILINPLSESADAVGSGLAVPASQSGKMPMCDVIKQSLSTFKVNDWNLFGSSA, translated from the exons ATGTCGCCTCTTCCTCTATCAATCTCATCGCAACCATG CAAAAACATGTCTGGTGAGTTGTGTTCGATGAGACCTTTGTTTGGTGGCGCTATCTCCACTGTCTTCCCTCAAAGATTTGAG GATGTGAGTGATATCCGACAAGTTCCAGATCATCag GAAGTGTTTGTGGATCCTTCAAGAGATGAGAGTTTGATATTTGAGTTGTTGGATTTCAAGACTGAGGTTGGTGACATTGGTAGTGCTTCTTGGTTCCTTAATGATCTTGCGCGTGAGCAAGATGCTGAAGGATTTCAG TTGATTGAACAATCAGAGGTCATTGAGACGACTGGACTGTCGTACAGAAACATCCCTGCTGTTGCAACAACTGCTATTGGAGAGATG GCTATATCCAAAGGAAGACAGGGAAGAGAAGCACAAAACCTAGTGAGG GTATATGTGGCAAATCTGCGTCTTAAGGGAGTTGATACAGATGTCTTAGTGACTACGTATGAACCTATACTGATAAA CCCTCTGAGCGAGAGCGCGGATGCTGTGGGATCTGGTTTAGCTGTCCCAGCTTCACAATCTGGAAAAATGCCAATGTGTGATGTCATTAAACAATCACTCTCTACCTTCAAAGTCAATGACTGGAATCTTTTCGGTTCCTCAGCTTGA